ATGGGCTCACCGCGCTGGTGGCCGTCGCGGTGTCCGCGCCCATCGCGCTGCTGTTCGGTCTGACGATGAAACACACGCGCCAGGTGGTGGAGCACGTCAGCCCCGTGCTCCGAGGCGCCATGGGCGCGCTGTGCACGGTGCTGGTGGCCGGAGGGCTCTTCTACGGCGTGGGCATGGACTTCCGGCACGTGCTGGGCATGGGCGAGCACACCATCACCCAACTGCTCGCGAACACGCCGGGGCCGCTGACCCAGTGGTGGTTCCTGCTGCTCATCGTGGGAGGGAAGCTGCTCACCACGGGGTTCACCGTGCAGTCGGGCGGCTCCGCCGGCATGCTCATTCCCAGCATGGTGCTGGGCGGCGTGTCTGGCGCGGCCACGGCGCAGCTCCTCGCCTCCGTGGTGGGGGCCGGGTCCGCGGATGTGACGGTGTTCGTGGTGGTGGGCATCGCCTCCGCGCTGGTGGCGGTGGTTGGCGTCCCGCTGGCCGCCATTGCCCTGGTGCTGGAGGTGTTCGGCTCCGCGTATGGGCCGCCCGCCGTCCTCGCCTGCTGCGTCACGTACGTGCTGACGCTGCGGCTGTCCGTCTACAACGAGCAGCGCCACGTGCGGGCGGAGGAGCCCATCGCGAGCACGTGAAGCCAGGCGCGCCCACCGCCAAGGGCGCTTGGCCCCTGGCGGCCCGCGCCCGCCAATCAGGCCACGCCGATGTGGTAGTTGAAGATGGTCTTTCCGGACGAGCCGAACCCATTGATGGGGGAGATCTTCAAGTCGAACACGCCGGCCGTGCTGCCCGAGGAGGCCACCTCGAAGCGGAACTCCTCCTTCGGGTACTGGCTGCTGAACTCCAGGTCGGACTGGAGCCCCTTGAAGTACTTCGCGAGCTGCTCGAAGTCTTCCTGGCTGATGGTGTACCGGTGCGTGTCAGGGAAGTTCGGAGAGGGCTGGTCGTACAGACCGATGGCGGCGAAGCCTCGCTGGTACGCCGAGGCCTTGAGG
This genomic window from Myxococcus hansupus contains:
- a CDS encoding chloride channel protein, with translation MASDGVNVALANYHITYEDPADDPRPRYSLPAIGLALRKAFATLLTLGTGASGGLEGPVVLVGESLGAGVARLTRARSEHTLRTCQLAGITAAVGTLLNAPFAAALFALEVVYGNRIVYRKLAYCLLAAVITYALNNRLYGFRPIFVAPPHAHTYTLGEYGLTALVAVAVSAPIALLFGLTMKHTRQVVEHVSPVLRGAMGALCTVLVAGGLFYGVGMDFRHVLGMGEHTITQLLANTPGPLTQWWFLLLIVGGKLLTTGFTVQSGGSAGMLIPSMVLGGVSGAATAQLLASVVGAGSADVTVFVVVGIASALVAVVGVPLAAIALVLEVFGSAYGPPAVLACCVTYVLTLRLSVYNEQRHVRAEEPIAST